In Burkholderia cenocepacia, the following are encoded in one genomic region:
- a CDS encoding conjugal transfer protein TraG N-terminal domain-containing protein, translating to MNMEIDTYGNVDTLYFVMQGIASFMGSGTWTGLIRYTLLCGVVIWTIVAIGRKGYEIFRWFAAAMLMTQLLLLPIENVFITDVNNVQPTREVDHVPAYLAAVAQSFTLISHVLTQSYETIFSVPDTLTLKKGDVGFGISVLQKVNKAEITDPGLHADLIQFFKECTVYDIQDGAIDPKTIMNGTDPFNTVFTSTSPARYVTTNTLTANPTTDTCSATGTLLLLRVQDAEQAAEQMYGSEMYPEIADPSMAKAEFVNAIGDSYGFILQSSQNASSALRQAMFNNVWRQAGAELPAMLNDPARVAEVNALMSSAQAAVATNGSLASMAILAKNTLPTVRNYAEAIIYAVFPLILVLCLISGADGAKRILAMYAKTVAWVSIWPMLFAVINGLSLIHLSHEMRSMSLQAGVPFGMAAKFGQTLLDEQALLGYMVIITPPLAWMLLNFASAGVVGAFSQLSGALTGSAQQIGGQQAQGDENIGNVHMDSSSIDNASRNVTSANKYDNTVQSRTGSMNVDTGTGSAFTNFANGLIARTEFQNSLGVSATSQDAFERSLGTDTSTGVAANRTNSTFAGREQLASSTNSVSSSQERGSSQRLSDDSSSGTRASSSQTGERRTAHDQQYAIDQSHSVDGTTSAGAKGSIMLGGGFAKSFGEDGAPSGNAGGGGGGSAGGSGRGPSGNGRQGSSNPVSNSPLFNQAEEDKLARKAESLGKSPNEVQAIRDAYRSKVRAADYANGGGTGKGQSSLKFGLDVSGEGGYTKSWRNSDAQKFVDQNSSLAAYTESDNVSHEGSQMHNDSTGMESGQHVRSDRSASLTDQVSSGSRVAADLTRSADVRQRGSTQVVSRVDTSTNLMTPENLQAVAARNGMRYSQLMTLPSPQIAQLVAQDAAMRDIVSRNSTLPTTARDGSTLPASGIDVVRQDQRNQSGVGASAPASFRRFAGAVGPVDTTPLDVATPMPQIVTAAQHRVDVTQQRVASESAAPIKQVRDHVDPSADNKPLMTPERAPGRSLSSPPVAPSASDSKGPLSAWVNSIQPSGPAGTTSTSAPIENFLRPRTTGNGPTLEAARAAETGTGWPATQPRLSESDFRIVTLPAGNDHMSHRQSDHRVPDAPDVTYSRPSPELSSPDQEAVAPPVGSIRGRRVVDDGSRGSSLPTASMKRSGGVSVMAPGTTAGNSGSRVDNVKPANAGQEQATPAPIAPETVGRRSSTSGGIGLASVGSEVGGVDRKVQIDRTPGGSSAAGDALPPTPSLYLDAATVGADASAPHDDSAVSGAATSPSVLVSASRLGRGSADDARGVKSLPSAGVASDDPDNQ from the coding sequence ATGAACATGGAAATCGACACCTATGGGAACGTCGATACTTTGTACTTCGTCATGCAGGGTATCGCGTCTTTCATGGGTAGCGGCACCTGGACAGGTCTCATCCGCTACACGCTGTTGTGCGGGGTGGTGATCTGGACGATTGTCGCGATCGGTCGGAAAGGCTACGAGATCTTCCGCTGGTTCGCCGCCGCGATGCTGATGACGCAGCTGCTGTTGCTGCCTATTGAGAACGTGTTCATCACCGACGTCAACAACGTGCAGCCGACTCGGGAGGTGGATCACGTCCCCGCGTATCTCGCCGCCGTTGCCCAGAGCTTCACGCTCATCTCTCACGTGCTGACGCAGTCGTACGAAACGATCTTTTCGGTGCCGGATACGCTGACCCTGAAAAAGGGCGATGTGGGTTTCGGCATCTCCGTGCTGCAGAAGGTGAACAAGGCTGAAATCACTGATCCGGGGCTGCACGCCGACCTTATTCAGTTCTTCAAGGAGTGCACGGTCTACGATATCCAGGACGGCGCAATTGATCCGAAGACGATCATGAACGGCACGGACCCCTTCAATACCGTGTTCACGTCGACGAGCCCTGCACGATACGTGACGACGAACACCCTTACCGCGAACCCTACGACGGACACGTGTTCCGCGACCGGCACTTTGTTGCTGCTGCGCGTACAGGACGCTGAGCAAGCGGCCGAGCAGATGTATGGCAGCGAGATGTATCCGGAGATCGCCGACCCCTCCATGGCGAAGGCGGAGTTCGTCAACGCGATCGGAGATTCGTACGGCTTCATCCTCCAGTCGTCGCAGAACGCGTCCTCGGCGCTACGACAGGCAATGTTCAACAACGTATGGCGTCAGGCGGGCGCGGAGCTGCCCGCGATGCTGAACGATCCGGCGCGCGTGGCAGAGGTCAATGCGTTGATGAGTTCGGCCCAGGCTGCGGTGGCGACGAACGGTTCGCTTGCCTCCATGGCGATTCTGGCCAAGAACACGCTGCCGACTGTTCGCAACTATGCCGAAGCGATTATCTATGCGGTTTTCCCGCTCATTCTGGTGCTCTGCTTGATTAGCGGCGCGGATGGGGCCAAGCGAATCCTCGCGATGTACGCGAAGACGGTGGCGTGGGTATCTATCTGGCCGATGCTCTTCGCGGTCATCAACGGGCTGTCGCTGATCCACCTGAGCCATGAGATGCGCTCGATGTCGCTGCAGGCCGGCGTGCCGTTCGGGATGGCGGCGAAGTTCGGGCAGACGTTGCTCGACGAGCAGGCGCTGCTTGGATACATGGTGATTATTACGCCACCCCTTGCGTGGATGTTGCTGAATTTCGCGTCGGCCGGCGTTGTCGGTGCGTTTTCTCAACTGAGCGGCGCGCTGACCGGCTCTGCTCAACAGATCGGCGGCCAGCAGGCTCAGGGCGACGAAAACATCGGCAACGTGCACATGGATTCGTCGTCGATCGATAACGCGTCGCGCAACGTGACCTCGGCGAACAAGTACGACAACACTGTGCAGTCGCGCACCGGGTCGATGAACGTCGATACCGGGACCGGCTCGGCCTTCACGAACTTTGCAAATGGCCTGATCGCTCGCACCGAGTTTCAGAACAGCCTCGGCGTTTCGGCAACCTCCCAGGATGCGTTCGAGCGGTCGCTCGGCACCGACACCTCGACGGGTGTCGCGGCAAACCGAACGAATTCCACGTTCGCTGGGCGGGAGCAGCTTGCGTCCAGCACGAACAGCGTCTCGAGCAGCCAGGAGCGTGGAAGCTCACAGCGCCTGTCCGACGATTCCAGCTCGGGTACGCGGGCCTCGTCTAGCCAAACAGGTGAGCGGCGGACCGCACATGATCAGCAATATGCGATAGATCAGTCACACTCCGTCGACGGTACAACTTCTGCAGGAGCCAAAGGTTCGATCATGCTTGGTGGCGGCTTTGCCAAGTCGTTTGGCGAGGATGGGGCGCCATCCGGCAACGCCGGCGGTGGAGGCGGCGGCTCAGCCGGTGGTAGCGGGCGTGGGCCTTCCGGCAATGGTCGGCAAGGAAGTAGCAATCCGGTCTCGAACTCGCCTCTTTTTAACCAAGCAGAAGAAGACAAACTCGCTCGCAAGGCCGAGTCACTTGGAAAATCGCCGAACGAAGTTCAAGCGATTCGGGATGCGTATCGATCGAAGGTGCGGGCTGCGGATTATGCAAATGGCGGCGGCACGGGGAAAGGGCAGTCGAGTCTGAAGTTTGGTCTCGATGTTTCGGGCGAAGGCGGATATACGAAGTCTTGGCGGAATTCTGACGCACAAAAATTCGTCGATCAAAACAGTAGTTTGGCCGCCTACACCGAGAGCGATAACGTCTCTCACGAAGGCTCGCAGATGCACAACGACTCCACCGGAATGGAGTCCGGGCAGCACGTTCGCAGCGACCGGTCGGCGTCTCTGACGGACCAGGTTTCGTCCGGCTCCCGCGTTGCAGCGGATCTCACTCGCAGCGCAGACGTGCGCCAGCGCGGATCGACGCAAGTGGTTTCGCGCGTAGATACCTCGACCAACCTGATGACGCCTGAGAACCTGCAGGCGGTCGCTGCGCGCAACGGTATGCGATACAGCCAGCTGATGACGTTGCCGTCCCCGCAGATCGCTCAGCTGGTCGCCCAAGATGCAGCGATGCGCGACATCGTTTCGCGCAACTCGACGTTGCCGACCACGGCTCGTGATGGGTCTACTCTCCCTGCGAGCGGCATCGACGTCGTTCGCCAGGACCAACGCAACCAGTCCGGCGTTGGTGCAAGTGCCCCCGCGTCGTTCCGGCGATTTGCAGGTGCGGTTGGACCAGTGGATACGACACCCCTGGATGTTGCGACGCCGATGCCCCAAATCGTGACCGCCGCACAGCACCGTGTGGATGTTACGCAGCAACGGGTCGCAAGCGAGTCCGCCGCGCCGATCAAGCAGGTGCGTGACCACGTCGATCCGTCGGCCGACAACAAGCCGCTCATGACGCCCGAGCGGGCGCCGGGCCGCTCGCTTTCCTCTCCGCCCGTGGCGCCGTCAGCTTCCGATAGCAAGGGGCCCCTGTCGGCATGGGTGAACTCGATTCAGCCGAGCGGGCCGGCTGGAACAACGTCCACCTCGGCACCAATTGAAAACTTCCTACGTCCGCGAACTACGGGAAATGGCCCGACTCTTGAAGCCGCTCGAGCGGCGGAAACCGGCACGGGCTGGCCCGCGACTCAACCGCGCCTGTCCGAATCTGACTTCAGGATCGTGACTCTGCCGGCCGGCAATGACCACATGTCACATCGGCAGAGTGATCATCGAGTGCCCGATGCTCCTGACGTGACATACAGCCGGCCGTCTCCGGAGCTATCCAGCCCTGATCAAGAAGCTGTAGCGCCGCCCGTCGGCTCGATACGGGGTCGCCGGGTGGTTGACGATGGAAGTCGGGGAAGTAGCTTGCCGACCGCATCAATGAAGCGTAGCGGCGGGGTCTCAGTCATGGCTCCTGGAACGACGGCTGGCAACTCTGGTTCACGAGTCGACAACGTCAAACCAGCAAACGCTGGTCAGGAGCAGGCTACGCCGGCGCCTATTGCGCCTGAAACAGTTGGCCGGAGAAGTTCGACGTCCGGTGGCATCGGCCTCGCAAGCGTCGGGTCAGAAGTCGGTGGCGTCGACAGAAAGGTGCAGATCGATCGCACGCCAGGCGGGTCATCTGCTGCAGGGGATGCCTTGCCACCGACACCCTCGCTTTACCTCGATGCCGCAACCGTCGGCGCCGACGCATCTGCTCCGCACGACGACTCGGCGGTAAGCGGCGCGGCCACTTCCCCGAGCGTTCTGGTTTCGGCGAGTCGACTAGGACGCGGTTCTGCAGATGACGCACGTGGAGTCAAGTCGCTCCCGAGCGCGGGCGTTGCAAGCGATGATCCCGACAACCAATGA
- a CDS encoding conjugal transfer protein TraH produces the protein MKPTRWIVAMTAAVFAIAPVCTQAMSMQQVFDSINAMGNVSSPRALQGETMDMYSGGSVFMRTPHKTYQLASVTAPEWGAGCGGIDLFTGGFSFINKEQFVALLRNIGSNALGYAFKLALQNLCPTCDNVMQSLQAIVRDVNRMNIDSCQAAEGIVNAVTPVAWKKEQANLADTLGPFTNLYSDMTDAWTNTGNSSAQAAQTINTATASDSNLAAKQPYGNVTWQALQQLPDLSTSDREFLMSLVGTVIFPDPSDSGGTEVNPVFLPRIGSLTVQELVGNDPAANSGTTIQVYVCDETTKCLNPSVQEIGYTPFRTLVQQKLQVITDAIASRSAIPNPADTFRFLSMTDLPVYKMIAVGTRLNNSSLADQLLSTYQSLIAAKYAEAYIHGSAEDLRRAIARYGTVKSSTSLLDEATKLNTNIDTVESEARSVVMQAFSQTSNAWQLVEQLQSIERAVHANVSSSLRNSLAFGQTLNGGSTQ, from the coding sequence ATGAAACCGACACGCTGGATTGTCGCAATGACGGCTGCAGTGTTTGCCATCGCCCCGGTCTGTACGCAGGCGATGTCGATGCAGCAGGTCTTCGACTCTATCAACGCCATGGGCAACGTATCGAGCCCGCGGGCGTTGCAGGGCGAGACGATGGATATGTACAGCGGCGGAAGCGTGTTCATGCGCACGCCACACAAGACTTACCAGCTCGCGAGCGTCACGGCCCCGGAATGGGGAGCGGGTTGCGGCGGGATCGACTTGTTCACCGGCGGGTTCAGCTTCATCAACAAAGAACAATTTGTCGCGCTGCTGCGCAACATCGGCTCGAACGCGTTGGGCTACGCATTCAAGCTCGCCTTACAGAACCTCTGCCCGACCTGCGACAACGTCATGCAGTCCCTGCAGGCCATCGTGCGCGACGTCAACCGGATGAACATCGACTCGTGCCAGGCCGCGGAGGGCATCGTCAATGCGGTGACGCCTGTTGCGTGGAAAAAAGAGCAGGCAAACCTCGCCGACACGCTCGGGCCATTCACGAACCTGTATTCGGATATGACCGATGCCTGGACAAATACCGGAAACAGCTCGGCGCAGGCGGCGCAGACGATCAACACGGCGACTGCGTCGGATTCCAATCTCGCGGCCAAGCAGCCGTACGGGAATGTGACGTGGCAGGCACTGCAGCAGCTGCCGGACCTGAGCACGTCGGATCGCGAATTCCTGATGTCGCTGGTGGGGACGGTCATCTTCCCCGACCCGTCGGATTCTGGCGGCACGGAGGTGAATCCTGTATTCCTGCCCCGAATCGGTAGCCTCACGGTGCAGGAGCTCGTCGGTAACGATCCCGCTGCGAACAGCGGCACCACGATTCAGGTGTACGTGTGCGACGAGACGACGAAGTGCCTGAATCCGTCAGTGCAGGAAATTGGATACACCCCCTTCCGTACGCTCGTACAGCAAAAGCTGCAGGTAATCACGGATGCGATCGCATCGCGCTCCGCGATCCCGAACCCGGCAGACACGTTTCGGTTCCTGAGCATGACCGACCTGCCGGTCTACAAAATGATCGCGGTCGGCACGCGCCTGAACAATTCGTCTCTGGCCGACCAACTGTTGAGCACCTACCAGTCGCTGATCGCGGCCAAGTACGCCGAGGCCTACATCCACGGATCTGCTGAAGACCTCCGCCGGGCAATCGCGCGTTACGGCACCGTGAAATCCAGCACGTCGCTGCTCGACGAGGCCACGAAGCTCAATACCAACATCGACACGGTGGAATCGGAAGCACGCAGCGTCGTGATGCAAGCCTTCAGCCAGACGTCGAACGCGTGGCAGCTGGTCGAGCAACTCCAGTCGATCGAGCGTGCCGTGCACGCGAATGTGTCGTCTTCGCTTCGGAACTCGTTGGCGTTCGGCCAGACGTTGAACGGCGGGAGCACGCAATGA
- a CDS encoding conjugal transfer protein TraF: MSAFRGFGLAVAVLLPAALLVSPIAHADGLDYKSAWSCDGQEKFNWYCDDDKPAAPAGASAAKPTDSDDFDQIKSADEMREALKHRLDVANMDPTPEHIKEYIKLWEYVQQKSAVFADQWRRVVWQNPSLDYSLKRPTNNVAVHTYDRTRDSDQDGQLRALAQKHGLIFFFRSDCPYCHAMAPTIVLLAQRYGIDVLPVSLDGRGIGEFPNPTPDHGQASVWGVQQVPALFIASKETGDHAMIGSGTMSLQDIIDRIFVLTASQPGELF, translated from the coding sequence ATGAGCGCATTCCGTGGATTCGGGCTCGCGGTAGCGGTCCTGCTTCCTGCAGCGCTACTGGTGTCGCCGATCGCACACGCCGATGGGTTGGACTACAAGTCCGCCTGGAGCTGCGACGGGCAGGAGAAATTCAATTGGTACTGCGACGACGACAAGCCTGCGGCGCCGGCAGGTGCGAGCGCGGCCAAGCCAACCGATTCCGACGACTTCGACCAGATCAAGTCCGCCGATGAGATGCGCGAGGCGCTGAAGCACCGACTCGACGTCGCGAACATGGACCCGACGCCCGAGCACATCAAGGAGTACATCAAGCTCTGGGAGTACGTCCAGCAAAAGAGCGCTGTCTTCGCCGATCAATGGCGCCGCGTCGTATGGCAGAACCCGAGCCTCGATTACTCGCTCAAGCGTCCGACCAACAACGTCGCTGTCCATACCTACGACCGGACCCGGGATTCCGACCAGGACGGGCAGCTACGTGCGCTCGCGCAGAAGCACGGCCTGATTTTCTTCTTCCGCTCGGACTGCCCGTACTGCCATGCGATGGCCCCGACGATTGTGCTGCTCGCGCAGCGCTATGGCATTGACGTGCTGCCGGTCTCTCTGGACGGGCGAGGCATTGGCGAGTTTCCGAACCCGACGCCTGACCACGGGCAGGCGTCGGTCTGGGGCGTCCAGCAGGTGCCCGCCCTCTTCATCGCGTCGAAAGAGACCGGCGACCACGCGATGATCGGCTCGGGAACGATGTCCCTCCAGGACATCATCGACCGAATCTTCGTTCTCACTGCCTCGCAGCCTGGGGAGCTTTTCTGA
- the traN gene encoding conjugal transfer protein TraN, with amino-acid sequence MQLVRTAGGTMNIRALMFAARAFTLVGSVMTVTLLAAPVAYAAPTCQRTGSACIEPAGTRVINGIPLYQDCWNYQDTYECQAASTVNDCTPLQQQGCGLVNQQCVSYNDAVQGSCDTMQYTYQCLDTPAHTTTVTQCTNTMCAPGAGCFSSSSGADGALGKVVAGLETGREAGAYGVGGGNVNIFKGYDSSCSIKVLGGLEIKSCCTSNGGGAAYSNNAIGSAAVSAGLSVGGTAAKQGIALGSKYVFDQLYETVDSSIVNSGLLQMGAWADRALSTSGTFGAYGFSFSFSLTNGVQLADFNPYVFAAEIAAQLIQMWLACSPDEQVLSLKRGQNLCVQYNQGCSKRVLGVCVEEKKSYCCFNSLIAKLVNQQGKAQLGIPFAGCGGFTADQLQRIDFSNIDFTEFVNSIQSKAVDEDAILQRVRQSIGSGKGVSQ; translated from the coding sequence GTGCAGCTCGTTCGAACAGCGGGCGGCACAATGAATATCCGCGCTCTCATGTTCGCCGCGCGTGCGTTCACCCTCGTCGGCAGTGTAATGACGGTCACCCTGCTCGCCGCGCCGGTAGCGTATGCCGCGCCCACCTGCCAACGCACTGGTTCAGCCTGCATCGAGCCGGCCGGCACACGTGTCATCAACGGGATTCCGCTCTACCAGGATTGCTGGAACTACCAGGATACCTACGAATGCCAAGCCGCTTCCACCGTTAACGACTGCACGCCATTGCAGCAGCAAGGCTGCGGCCTTGTGAACCAGCAGTGTGTGTCATACAACGACGCGGTGCAGGGAAGCTGCGACACGATGCAGTACACGTACCAGTGTCTCGATACTCCGGCGCACACGACGACCGTCACCCAATGCACGAACACGATGTGCGCACCGGGTGCCGGATGCTTCTCGTCAAGCAGTGGTGCGGACGGCGCGCTCGGCAAGGTCGTAGCAGGGCTGGAAACCGGGCGCGAAGCCGGCGCCTACGGTGTCGGTGGCGGTAACGTGAACATTTTCAAAGGCTACGACAGCAGCTGCTCGATCAAGGTGCTGGGCGGCCTCGAGATCAAGAGCTGCTGCACCAGCAACGGCGGCGGCGCCGCTTACTCGAACAACGCGATCGGAAGCGCCGCGGTCAGCGCTGGACTGTCGGTTGGCGGAACGGCGGCGAAGCAGGGCATCGCGTTAGGGTCGAAGTATGTCTTTGACCAGCTGTACGAAACGGTCGATAGCTCGATCGTGAACTCTGGTCTCTTGCAGATGGGCGCATGGGCGGACAGGGCGTTGTCTACCTCCGGAACCTTTGGTGCCTACGGCTTTAGTTTTTCGTTCTCCCTCACCAATGGTGTTCAGCTTGCAGATTTCAATCCGTACGTATTCGCGGCCGAGATCGCTGCGCAGCTGATCCAGATGTGGCTCGCATGTTCCCCTGACGAGCAGGTGCTCAGTCTGAAGCGTGGCCAGAACCTCTGTGTCCAGTACAACCAGGGCTGCTCCAAGCGCGTGCTCGGCGTGTGCGTCGAGGAAAAGAAGAGCTACTGCTGTTTCAACTCGTTGATCGCGAAGCTTGTCAACCAGCAAGGCAAGGCGCAACTCGGCATCCCCTTCGCCGGCTGCGGTGGCTTCACGGCCGACCAACTCCAGCGTATCGATTTTTCGAATATCGACTTTACCGAGTTCGTCAATTCGATCCAGTCCAAGGCCGTCGACGAGGACGCGATTCTGCAGCGCGTGCGGCAATCGATCGGAAGCGGAAAAGGGGTATCCCAATGA
- the trbC gene encoding type-F conjugative transfer system pilin assembly protein TrbC produces MSRLTFSIVAAGTIALAAVHVSAQTVSNHALAREQQQINTTRRATFDEAASGTARYRGVMPSSDAIDAEMSRIQGSRDRQMAQAAAKAAHDGNAFPNLPTPAPAAAGADPFAVAKRYESRTQRRVTDSFVAFASFSMPAASLVRLVKTMNQAGGTVVFRGFKNDSLKATAAEMQRLGIASGGIVVNPKAFTQYRIARVPAYVVTRGGDANNQVDSSGCALPASYVSLSGDVTPAYALRQIVDHSPTYGGIAERYLRALGDVE; encoded by the coding sequence ATGAGTCGGCTCACTTTCTCCATCGTAGCCGCCGGCACGATCGCCCTCGCGGCCGTTCACGTGTCGGCACAAACCGTGTCGAATCACGCGCTCGCGCGTGAGCAGCAACAGATCAATACCACGCGCCGAGCGACCTTCGATGAGGCAGCCAGCGGCACCGCGCGTTACCGCGGCGTGATGCCATCGTCGGATGCGATTGATGCCGAGATGAGCCGTATCCAGGGCAGTCGCGATCGGCAGATGGCCCAGGCTGCAGCAAAGGCAGCTCACGATGGCAACGCGTTCCCGAACCTGCCGACGCCGGCGCCAGCCGCCGCCGGTGCCGACCCGTTCGCCGTCGCCAAACGGTACGAAAGCCGTACGCAGCGTCGTGTGACCGATTCCTTCGTCGCGTTCGCGAGCTTCTCGATGCCCGCTGCCTCGCTGGTACGCCTGGTGAAGACCATGAATCAGGCCGGCGGAACTGTGGTGTTCCGGGGCTTCAAGAACGACTCACTGAAGGCGACGGCCGCGGAAATGCAGAGGCTGGGGATTGCGTCCGGCGGCATCGTCGTCAACCCGAAGGCGTTCACGCAGTATCGCATCGCCCGTGTGCCCGCCTATGTCGTCACACGCGGTGGAGACGCCAACAATCAGGTTGACAGCAGCGGATGTGCGCTGCCGGCGTCGTACGTCTCCTTGTCGGGAGACGTGACGCCCGCGTATGCCCTGCGCCAGATCGTCGATCACAGCCCTACCTACGGGGGGATCGCCGAGCGATATCTCCGTGCACTGGGGGATGTCGAATGA
- the traU gene encoding conjugal transfer pilus assembly protein TraU — MSMGPLLRRWILAIALVASCFSFSAPADAGQCVGRFANPITDICWECAFPMAIGSVTFLNMGQDDTPNPGGFLCFCNGTFGVKFSFWEPIRRVDVTRSPYCFVSLGGISLNPGIHAPEGEVREQKDDTKQSFYQVHWYTDPVMYYTEILLDDPCMETGSFDVAYMTEVDPTWSDDDLTMLLEPETYLFGSPIAQAACAGDCVLSSLGFGSNLLFWCAGCNGSIYPFNGHVQAHVSAIQASSLLVERMTAKLHREGLMWGTTGDGAMCGYYLQPVMDKTQYKYTMLYPVAQTDQINGQCCQPYGRTSALWGAGKMIPYTGEDFAYEIFRKRNCCMGANLGDLRQ; from the coding sequence ATGAGCATGGGCCCTCTCCTTCGCCGCTGGATTCTCGCGATCGCGCTGGTTGCCAGCTGCTTCTCGTTCTCGGCGCCGGCCGATGCGGGTCAGTGTGTCGGCCGATTCGCCAATCCGATCACGGATATCTGCTGGGAATGCGCTTTCCCGATGGCCATTGGTAGCGTCACGTTCCTCAATATGGGCCAGGACGACACCCCGAACCCGGGAGGATTCCTCTGCTTCTGTAACGGCACGTTCGGCGTCAAGTTCAGCTTCTGGGAGCCGATCCGGCGCGTCGACGTCACGCGCTCGCCCTACTGCTTCGTGTCGCTCGGCGGGATCTCGCTGAACCCGGGCATCCACGCCCCGGAGGGGGAGGTGCGCGAGCAGAAGGACGACACCAAGCAGAGCTTCTATCAGGTGCACTGGTACACCGATCCGGTCATGTACTACACCGAGATCCTGCTAGACGACCCCTGTATGGAGACGGGCAGCTTCGATGTCGCGTACATGACCGAAGTCGATCCGACGTGGAGCGACGACGATCTCACCATGCTCCTCGAGCCCGAGACCTACCTGTTCGGCAGTCCGATCGCCCAGGCCGCGTGCGCAGGTGACTGCGTACTCTCGAGCCTAGGTTTCGGCAGCAACCTGCTCTTCTGGTGCGCAGGCTGCAACGGCTCGATCTATCCATTCAACGGCCACGTTCAGGCTCATGTGTCCGCGATCCAGGCGTCGTCACTGCTGGTCGAGCGCATGACCGCAAAGCTGCATCGCGAGGGTTTGATGTGGGGCACGACAGGTGACGGGGCCATGTGCGGCTACTACCTGCAGCCGGTGATGGACAAGACCCAATACAAGTACACGATGCTCTACCCCGTTGCGCAAACCGACCAGATCAACGGTCAGTGCTGTCAGCCGTATGGCCGCACGTCGGCGCTCTGGGGCGCCGGAAAAATGATCCCGTACACGGGGGAGGACTTCGCGTACGAGATTTTCCGCAAGCGCAACTGCTGCATGGGTGCGAACCTCGGAGACCTGCGCCAATGA
- the traW gene encoding type-F conjugative transfer system protein TraW, whose amino-acid sequence MTLAASPISAVADDLGVVGPTYPIAEHDAIVMLKRRLLELRANGGLATVERRARQRALHDVTSLPPVPGISTVSEYSSRLIDPTVTYAKPVTNDEGAVIVAAGTRINPLDIVTLHERLVFFDGRDPAQVKAVQALASRSGDSIKPILTAGSWFDLTKSWKRQVYFDQQGRLSQRFGITRVPAVISQRGNQLLLEEEPAEQLR is encoded by the coding sequence TTGACGCTCGCGGCATCCCCAATCTCCGCGGTCGCGGACGACTTGGGCGTGGTTGGCCCGACGTATCCGATCGCAGAGCATGACGCAATTGTGATGTTGAAGCGTCGCCTGCTCGAACTGCGAGCCAATGGTGGGCTGGCGACCGTCGAGCGCCGCGCACGTCAGCGCGCGCTGCATGACGTCACGTCCCTGCCCCCGGTGCCGGGCATTTCAACCGTCAGCGAGTACTCGAGTCGCCTGATCGATCCGACGGTCACGTACGCAAAACCCGTCACCAATGACGAGGGCGCCGTGATTGTCGCCGCCGGCACGCGTATCAATCCGCTCGACATTGTCACGTTGCACGAGCGCCTGGTGTTCTTCGACGGCCGTGATCCGGCTCAGGTTAAGGCGGTTCAGGCGCTCGCGTCCCGCTCCGGCGATTCCATCAAACCGATCCTGACTGCTGGTTCGTGGTTTGACCTGACGAAGTCGTGGAAACGGCAAGTGTATTTCGATCAGCAGGGTCGACTTAGCCAGCGTTTCGGGATCACCCGCGTGCCGGCCGTCATCAGCCAGCGCGGCAACCAACTGCTTCTCGAGGAAGAACCTGCGGAGCAACTGCGTTGA
- a CDS encoding S26 family signal peptidase gives MIALVAYTSGLARYRRFVRTVVALAIVAAVAWGLTPWYGLTFNMSTSLPGTLYFIRKGPCRPRLGDTIAFRWHGGATYPAGLTFIKHVAGLPGDVVHVVGRDVWVNQTYIGYAKPLSLAGMALFPTQDGVIPPGHYFVATPNPNSLDSRYSIAGTVPQTAIVGEAYEIF, from the coding sequence GTGATCGCGCTCGTCGCCTACACCAGCGGCCTGGCTCGCTATCGGCGGTTTGTTCGCACCGTGGTCGCCCTGGCGATCGTGGCGGCTGTCGCATGGGGGCTCACGCCCTGGTATGGGCTGACGTTCAACATGTCGACGAGTCTGCCGGGGACGCTCTACTTCATTCGCAAGGGCCCCTGTCGGCCGCGCCTCGGCGACACCATCGCATTTCGGTGGCACGGTGGGGCGACCTACCCCGCGGGACTGACCTTCATCAAACACGTGGCTGGTTTGCCTGGCGATGTCGTGCACGTCGTTGGTCGCGACGTCTGGGTCAATCAGACCTATATCGGCTACGCCAAGCCGCTCTCGCTTGCAGGGATGGCGCTGTTTCCGACCCAAGACGGCGTGATTCCGCCCGGACACTACTTCGTGGCCACGCCGAATCCGAACAGCCTCGATTCGCGGTACTCGATAGCCGGCACCGTTCCTCAAACCGCAATCGTCGGGGAGGCCTATGAAATTTTTTAA